The Candidatus Binataceae bacterium genome includes a region encoding these proteins:
- a CDS encoding integration host factor subunit beta: protein MTKRGIIEELLSRHQNFSHRQSETIVNAMFDAMSNVLAGGKRIEIRGFGSFGVKDRRARQGRNPKTGAIVKVDAKRIPFFRAGKELRIEVNGAGNPQR from the coding sequence ATGACCAAGCGGGGAATCATCGAGGAGCTACTCTCCCGCCACCAGAACTTTTCGCATCGGCAGTCGGAGACCATCGTCAATGCGATGTTCGACGCGATGTCGAACGTCCTGGCCGGTGGAAAACGGATCGAGATTCGTGGCTTTGGCAGCTTCGGGGTCAAGGATCGCCGCGCGCGCCAGGGTCGCAATCCCAAGACCGGCGCCATCGTCAAGGTTGACGCAAAGCGGATTCCCTTCTTCCGCGCCGGCAAGGAACTCCGAATCGAAGTTAATGGCGCGGGCAATCCGCAGCGGTAG
- a CDS encoding HIT domain-containing protein yields MARAIRSGRKQPARPDPPAAGSRLWAPWRYPYLRTAGKSSTGCIFCIGELTSPARRKRLVLHIGPGAMVVLNAYPYNNGHVMVAPRRHLASPELLSRGERDELSELVTRSVELLRTALNPEGFNIGANLGRIAGAGFADHLHWHVVPRWAGDNNFMPVLASTRVLSQHLLDSYRRLHPLFKAIKAGLA; encoded by the coding sequence ATGGCGCGGGCAATCCGCAGCGGTAGGAAGCAGCCCGCCCGTCCCGACCCGCCTGCGGCCGGATCTCGGCTGTGGGCGCCATGGCGATACCCCTACCTGCGCACGGCCGGCAAGAGCTCCACCGGGTGCATCTTTTGCATTGGCGAGCTTACGAGTCCCGCACGCCGCAAACGGCTGGTGCTGCACATCGGGCCCGGCGCGATGGTGGTGCTCAATGCCTACCCTTACAACAATGGCCATGTGATGGTGGCGCCGCGCCGCCACCTTGCGTCTCCGGAGCTGCTCAGCCGCGGTGAGCGCGACGAGCTTAGCGAACTGGTCACACGATCGGTCGAGCTGCTACGCACGGCGCTCAATCCGGAAGGCTTCAACATCGGCGCGAACCTGGGGCGCATCGCGGGCGCCGGATTCGCCGACCACCTCCACTGGCACGTGGTGCCCCGCTGGGCGGGCGACAACAACTTCATGCCTGTCCTTGCGTCGACGCGCGTGCTATCGCAGCATCTGCTGGACAGCTACCGGCGGTTGCATCCCCTGTTCAAAGCGATCAAGGCTGGTTTAGCTTGA